A region of Saccharococcus thermophilus DNA encodes the following proteins:
- the argF gene encoding ornithine carbamoyltransferase produces MNKVVSLKGKDFLTLMDISTEDIHYLLTLAAQLKEKQLVGQSYTPLVGKTLAMIFEKPSTRTRVSFEVGMIQLGGSALYLNSNDLQLGRGETIADTARVLSQYVDAIMIRTFAHSKIEELAQYATIPVINGLTDDDHPCQALADLLTIYEVKKMFKGLKLAYVGDGNNVAHALMIAAAKVGMDCTIACPSGYEPKEEYVNAAVQIGKQSGATIAVTHDPIEAVADADVIYTDVWTSMGQEQESEQRLTVFQPFQVNDELLKHAKPDYMFLHCLPAHRGEEVAADVIDGPNSYVFQQAGNRLHVQKAILVSLL; encoded by the coding sequence ATGAACAAAGTCGTTTCCCTAAAAGGAAAAGATTTTTTAACATTGATGGATATTTCGACAGAAGATATTCATTATTTACTGACGCTTGCAGCGCAATTAAAAGAAAAGCAGCTTGTCGGACAATCTTATACTCCGCTTGTCGGAAAAACGTTGGCGATGATTTTTGAAAAGCCATCGACGCGCACGAGAGTATCGTTTGAAGTCGGCATGATTCAGCTTGGCGGAAGCGCGCTTTATTTAAACAGCAATGATTTGCAGCTCGGACGCGGCGAAACGATCGCCGACACTGCAAGAGTGCTGTCACAATATGTGGATGCGATTATGATTCGTACGTTTGCCCATAGTAAAATAGAGGAGCTCGCTCAATACGCGACGATTCCGGTGATTAACGGATTGACAGACGATGATCATCCGTGCCAGGCGCTTGCCGACTTATTGACGATTTATGAAGTAAAGAAGATGTTCAAAGGATTGAAACTTGCTTATGTCGGCGACGGAAACAATGTCGCTCACGCGCTGATGATAGCCGCTGCCAAAGTCGGCATGGACTGCACCATCGCTTGTCCGTCTGGCTATGAACCGAAAGAAGAGTATGTGAATGCGGCCGTGCAAATTGGAAAACAAAGCGGGGCAACCATCGCGGTGACACACGATCCAATCGAAGCCGTTGCCGATGCCGACGTTATTTATACGGACGTATGGACGAGCATGGGGCAGGAACAAGAAAGCGAGCAGCGTCTTACTGTTTTCCAGCCGTTTCAGGTAAATGATGAATTATTGAAACATGCGAAACCGGATTATATGTTTTTGCATTGCCTGCCGGCCCATCGCGGGGAAGAAGTGGCCGCGGATGTGATTGACGGGCCGAATTCATACGTATTTCAGCAGGCGGGCAATCGCCTCCATGTACAAAAAGCGATTTTAGTTTCTTTATTATAA
- a CDS encoding YjzC family protein, whose translation MGQPRHFKPGDKAPNNGVYIEIGETGDNVKNPKKVKLNAGDAFPETSNQNRHWTYARKP comes from the coding sequence ATGGGTCAACCACGCCATTTTAAACCAGGCGATAAAGCGCCAAACAACGGAGTATACATCGAAATTGGCGAAACAGGAGATAATGTCAAAAATCCGAAAAAGGTCAAGCTCAACGCAGGAGATGCGTTTCCAGAAACATCGAATCAAAATCGTCATTGGACATATGCGCGAAAACCGTAA